The Deltaproteobacteria bacterium region ACACTTCTTGCAGTCAAAGGGCGTGGCGCACTTTGACGCGTCTATCTCAATGGCCGGATACCGAGGCGCTGCCGTCATCTTGCCTTACCTTCCTGGTCCTTGGTTCAGAAATTGCCTTTCATATCTCTGCCATGCGGAGAGCCGTTAGAGCAGTCTCGTGCTGGCCTCGAAACAAAGCTGGCCCCGCTCGAAGATACAGTGACCGCACATGCGGCAGTTCAGGCAGCGCTTGGCCTCCTCTTGCATCTGCCACTCGGTGTACCCCAGTTCGGACTCACTAAAGGATCGAACCGAATCCTTGCCAGAGAGCGAAGGCATGTCCCAGCGATCCTTCTTTGCGAGGAAGGCGGGCACCATATCTTCCTTGATCCGAAAGACCTCGACCTCTTCTGATGAAGGATTCGATTTGAGCTCCTCACCGTTCAGAAAGCGATCAATGGACGTAGCGGCCTGATGTCCGGCCGCGATTGACTCCACGACAGTGCCCGGGGCTTTGATGAGGTCGCCGGCGGCAAAAAGGCCGGGTATATTCGTGCTCAGCGTCTGCGGGTCCACCTCGAACTTTTTGCCAATAAAAGAGGGGTCAGCCACCTGGCCGATGGCGATGATGACCGTATCCGCATCCATGGTCAGGCTGGCTTTGGGTCCTTTTTTCAGGGTCCATTTGATTCTGCCTTCAGGGTCCTTCTTTAGGGTTGCCACCTTTGTGAAAGCGGCCTGTCTGACCTTTCCGACTGCATTGCCGGTAAATCGCTGAGGCGCCAGGGAGGTCTTGATCTGAACGCCTTCGTCTTTGGCCTTCTCGACTTCCCAGTCAAAGGAGGGCATTTTGGCTCTCGATTCCAGACAGGTCAGGATCACCCGGCCGGCCCCCAGGCGTACGGCGGTCCGGGCGGCGTCCACGGCCACGTTCCCGCCCCCGATGACGACCACCGTGCCTTTGAGGGTTATTTTTTCGCCTAGCTTGACGTCACGCAGGAAAGGCAGGGCCTGCCGGACCCCTTTCAGTTCAGCTCCCGGGATGTTCAGTGAGGCGCTTTTCCAGGCGCCGGTGGCCAGGAGGATGGCTTTGTATCCTTGGTCCCAGAGCTCGTCAAGGCTCAAATCCTGGCCAATGCGGATACTGGTCTTGATGTCCACGCCCAGGGCCTTGATGTAATCAACCTCAGCCTGGACGATCTTCTGCGGCAGTATGAACTCCGGGATGCCAGCGGCCAGCATGCCTCCAGCCAGCGGCAGCGCCTCAAAAACACTCACCCCGAAACCCTTTTTCACCAGATCGTGGGCCGTCGTCAGGCCAGCCGGTCCGGAACCGATGATCGCGACCCGTTCTTCCCGGGTGCGCTCGCTCGGTTCGGGCACACCGTTGTTCGCCAGTTCATACTCACCGATAAAACGTTTGAGCCATTCAATGGCCACCGGCCTGTCAATCAGCGCCCTGTTGCAGGCCTCCTCGCACGGATGATGACAGACGCGGCCGCAGATGGAAGGGAAAGGGTTGGTTTCCCGCACCACCTGAAGCGCCTCCTTGACCTGGCCCTGGGCAAGCGCGACAACGTAACTCGGAATGTCCATATGGATCGGGCAGGCTTCCTCGCAAGGGGAGACCTTACTTACCAGGGGCCAGCATTTTTCCCCGTGGATCTGGGAAAGGACTTCTAAACCGCTGCGAATATATCCAATACCCAATGCTACCTCTCCTTCACTTCCAGGTTTGCCTTTAGACCCAGTCTCTTCTCGAAGTTTAAACGCCTTAAACGCAAGGTGTAAAATTTAAAACAACATTTTCCGCTTAGCCGTGTAAAAATCATATCTTTTCATGTTCGGGCTGTCAAGCGTCCAGGGGTCAGGCCCTGCTTTTTTCACTTGACCGGCCCTCTGCGTTCTTATATATAATCGCCGTTAAAGGGGAAAGAGCTGACATGCCGAATTTGCGATTAAAAGGAAAAGTAAGCGGCGTTCTGGCGCTTTTTATGGCCTTCGGGCTGATGCTGCTTCTCGGTTCTGATATCTCGTTTGCCGACGAGCCGGAATATGTAGGCGTCCTTAAGTGCAAGGGCTGTCACAAGAAGCAGTATGCCGCCTGGCTGGAAGAAAAACACTCTCAAGCGATGTCATCTTTAAGCGAGGCGGAGCAGAAAGACGCCAGGTGTCTGGAGTGCCACACCACAGGGTATGGCAAACCGGCCAAAACGGGCGCCAGGCTGGAAAACGTGCAGTGCGAGTCCTGCCACGGTCCGGGCAGCCTGTTTAAAAGACCCAGGATAATGAACCGCCGAAGGTTCAGAGAAGATCGAGAGAAGGCCCGGCAGGCGGCCCTGGCGGCCGGCCTGATCGAACCGACCGAAAAGGTATGTCTTAAGTGCCATGGCAATCAGCCCCCCGCCTTTAAAGAGTTTAACTTCAGGGAAGCGGTTGAAAAGGTGAACCATAAATAAGAAGCCTGAGCAGTCTTCCTGTGTGAGCTCTCGGCCCACCGCCTTTCAACAAAAATACATTTAATGATCATATTTAAAACAGCTTCCCTCCGACCCTTGGGCTGACTCCTGTTTTGAATGGGAACTACCTGGCCCTTTTGAGTTTTTTAGATTGATTTTTCCATGTTTTGATGTTCTTAAGAGTAACAGGGGCTGGCATCGGTAAAGGCCAGCGCCGAGGGGTATAAGATGGGGGATAAGCGCACTATTGAAGAAAGGCTCTCGGAAAACGGAGTTTCACGAAGGGAGTTCCTGAAGTACTGCGGGCTGCTCACGGCTGTCCTCGGGCTGCCTCATACTGCGGTTCCAAGGGTCGCGGCAGCGATCCTGAAGAAGAGGCGGCCTTCAGTCGTCTGGCTCCATTTTGCAGAGTGCACCGGCTGCACCGAGGCCTTTCTTCGCACCACCTACCCCTGGGCCTCGGATATCATCCTCGATATCATTTCTCTCGATTACCACCAGACCATAATGGCCGCCGCCGGTCTTCAGGCCGAGGCCATCCTTGAAAAAACCGTCACGGAAAACAAAGGTAATTTTATGGCCATCGTTGAGGGCGCCATTCCGACCAGGGATTCCGGGGTTTACGGCCGGAGCGGCGGCCGGACCTTTCTTGAGATCGGCCGGAAGGTCCTGATTGATTCAAAGCCGGTCGCTGTGATCTGCCTTGGAAGCTGCGCCTCTTTCGGCGGTCTCCAGGCGGCCGCGCCCAATCCAACCGGCGCTAAATCGGTGGGAGAGGCCCTGGGCGTTAAAACCATCAATGTCTCGGGCTGCCCCCCTAATGCCGTTAACATTGTGGCCGTTATGGTGCATTATCTGCTTCTGGGACGGCTTCCGGCCCTGGATGAATATGATCGGCCTCTCTTTGCCTATGGCAAGACGGTGCACGATCAGTGTCCCCGAAGGTCTCACTTTGAAAATGAGGAATTCGTGCTGGCATTCGGCGACGAGGGCGCCATGAAGGGGTGGTGCCTGCGCCTGGTGGGCTGCAAGGGCCCGGAGACCTTTAACAACTGCCCGACGGTCAGGTTCAACGACGGCGCGAGCTGGCCGGTGGAGGCGGGCCACCCCTGCATCGGCTGTGCGGAGCCGAATTTCTGGGACACCCTGAGCCCCTTTTACGAAGCTGAATAATGGCTCAAAGCCGCGCGCAAACAATGGAAGGTCACGGGTAAAAGGAGGAAGGAATGGGCCGGCGCATTGTGATAGACCCGATGACCCGCATCGAGGGTCATCTCCGCATTGAAGTGGAAGTCGAAAAAGGCAGGGTCAAGAACGCCTGGAGCTCCGGCATGCTCTATCGAGGCATTGAGACGATCCTCAAAGGCAGGGACCCAAGGGAGGCGTGGCTCATCACCCAGCGTGTCTGCGGCGTCTGTACCTACGTCCACGCCGAGGCGTCGGTCCGCGCCGTCGAAAACGCCGTTGGCGTCGTGATACCGCCCAATGCCAGGATTATCCGCAACCTGATGATGAGCGCCCAGTTCATCCACGATCACGTGGTCCACTTCTATCATCTCCACGGCCTGGACTGGATAGATATGGTCAGCGCCCTTTCCGCGGACCCGAAAAAGACGGCCGACCTCGCCAACGCCATCTCGAAAAAACCCGGCATGGGCGTCCGGGATTTCGAGGCGGTTCAAGGCAGACTGAAGACCTTTATTCAAAGCGGGCAGTTAGGGCCGTTTGCAAACGCCTACTGGGGTCATCCGGACTACAGGCTGCCTCCAGAGGCCAACCTCCTCATGGCGGCTCATTACCTCCTGGCCCTGAAGCAGCAGGTCATGATGGCCCGGACCCACGCCATTTTCGGGGGTAAGAATCCTCACCCGCAGTCCCTTTGCGTGGGCGGTGTAACCTGCGGCCCGTACCTGAACGCCGACCGGATTTCCGAGTATCTGTTTCAGCTCAAGGAGACGATTGATTTCATTGAAAACATATACCTGCCAGACGT contains the following coding sequences:
- a CDS encoding FAD-dependent oxidoreductase, which encodes MGIGYIRSGLEVLSQIHGEKCWPLVSKVSPCEEACPIHMDIPSYVVALAQGQVKEALQVVRETNPFPSICGRVCHHPCEEACNRALIDRPVAIEWLKRFIGEYELANNGVPEPSERTREERVAIIGSGPAGLTTAHDLVKKGFGVSVFEALPLAGGMLAAGIPEFILPQKIVQAEVDYIKALGVDIKTSIRIGQDLSLDELWDQGYKAILLATGAWKSASLNIPGAELKGVRQALPFLRDVKLGEKITLKGTVVVIGGGNVAVDAARTAVRLGAGRVILTCLESRAKMPSFDWEVEKAKDEGVQIKTSLAPQRFTGNAVGKVRQAAFTKVATLKKDPEGRIKWTLKKGPKASLTMDADTVIIAIGQVADPSFIGKKFEVDPQTLSTNIPGLFAAGDLIKAPGTVVESIAAGHQAATSIDRFLNGEELKSNPSSEEVEVFRIKEDMVPAFLAKKDRWDMPSLSGKDSVRSFSESELGYTEWQMQEEAKRCLNCRMCGHCIFERGQLCFEASTRLL
- a CDS encoding hydrogenase small subunit; its protein translation is MGDKRTIEERLSENGVSRREFLKYCGLLTAVLGLPHTAVPRVAAAILKKRRPSVVWLHFAECTGCTEAFLRTTYPWASDIILDIISLDYHQTIMAAAGLQAEAILEKTVTENKGNFMAIVEGAIPTRDSGVYGRSGGRTFLEIGRKVLIDSKPVAVICLGSCASFGGLQAAAPNPTGAKSVGEALGVKTINVSGCPPNAVNIVAVMVHYLLLGRLPALDEYDRPLFAYGKTVHDQCPRRSHFENEEFVLAFGDEGAMKGWCLRLVGCKGPETFNNCPTVRFNDGASWPVEAGHPCIGCAEPNFWDTLSPFYEAE